One Proteinivorax tanatarense DNA segment encodes these proteins:
- a CDS encoding CdaR family protein: MFKKFSRNMGLRGISVLLAIILWIFVFGQLDGAPPEFTRTIPNMPVELVGENPELNYSLYPASVDVVVEGSQQFIRGQDALSPQLTVEVGNLSPGVHNIEVSSTIVGGNIRSISPRWVTVIVEEVINHQKEISIKTEGELPLGEIKDKELEVTKTTIEGPAPNVERVTEIVAMLDLSQLQQSGIVEVPLRALNTYGERVQGVSLTPSSVGVDLTLDSPLQQKQLEIEVKNAPDQMEYEIEPSEVFVQSLDKDALDDLTAFVDLENLQPGEHSLNVQLSSENGIDFDELEIQPENITVTITD; this comes from the coding sequence ATGTTTAAAAAATTTAGCAGGAATATGGGCTTAAGAGGCATCTCTGTTCTTCTGGCTATTATACTTTGGATCTTTGTATTTGGGCAACTTGATGGAGCCCCTCCGGAGTTTACAAGAACCATACCCAATATGCCTGTGGAATTAGTTGGAGAAAACCCTGAATTAAATTATAGTCTATACCCCGCCTCTGTTGATGTTGTGGTAGAAGGTAGTCAACAATTCATTAGAGGTCAGGACGCTTTAAGCCCTCAATTAACTGTGGAGGTGGGCAACTTATCTCCTGGAGTTCATAATATAGAAGTTAGCTCCACTATTGTAGGAGGAAACATTAGGTCAATTTCCCCTCGCTGGGTAACAGTTATAGTGGAAGAAGTAATTAATCACCAAAAGGAAATCTCTATTAAAACGGAAGGTGAATTACCTTTAGGCGAAATTAAAGATAAAGAACTTGAAGTGACAAAAACTACAATAGAAGGACCAGCCCCTAATGTAGAGCGGGTAACAGAAATAGTTGCTATGCTAGACCTATCCCAACTGCAACAAAGTGGTATCGTAGAGGTGCCTTTAAGAGCCTTGAACACGTACGGTGAAAGGGTACAAGGTGTTTCGTTAACTCCGTCCAGCGTTGGTGTCGATTTAACTTTAGATAGTCCGTTACAGCAAAAACAGCTAGAAATAGAAGTGAAAAATGCACCTGACCAAATGGAGTATGAAATTGAACCTTCAGAAGTTTTTGTACAGTCATTAGATAAAGATGCCTTAGATGATTTAACGGCATTCGTGGATTTAGAGAACTTACAACCAGGAGAACATAGTTTAAATGTGCAATTAAGCTCAGAAAATGGCATAGACTTTGATGAGCTGGAAATTCAGCCTGAAAATATAACCGTTACTATAACTGATTAA
- the glmM gene encoding phosphoglucosamine mutase, whose protein sequence is MDKLFGTDGIRGVANKKLTPQLAFDMARYVGSYLTENNNLEHKRAIIGKDTRISGDMLAASLTAGFNSVGIDVVELGVVTTPTVAYLAKETNAQIGVMISASHNPMEDNGIKFFNTTGFKLSDKVELEIEKRYYKKESLPEVIGEKVGIAVKDSSMVSKYLKHLLSAVSTDFSNIKIVLDCANGASYQLAPKLFEMLEAETYVINDKPDGTNINKQCGSTDTKELVEAVKRNKADLGLAFDGDADRLIAIDENGVEVDGDYIMAICADSMKEKKELNQNTVVATVMSNLGFELGLTNNGLNLKRTKVGDRYVLEEMQKNGYNLGGEQSGHIIFSEYGTTGDGLLTAIKLVETLKLKNKSLSQLKKIMRKLPQVLLNTKVGDKSKLSSSKKVADKIAQVEQKMGQEGRVLVRPSGTEELIRVMLEGKDQQQIQTLAEEIVGVIQQELS, encoded by the coding sequence ATGGATAAACTTTTTGGAACAGATGGAATTAGAGGAGTTGCTAATAAAAAACTTACACCTCAGTTGGCTTTTGACATGGCTAGATACGTAGGAAGCTACCTTACAGAAAACAACAATTTAGAGCATAAAAGAGCTATAATCGGAAAAGATACAAGAATCTCTGGTGATATGCTAGCAGCTTCACTAACCGCAGGATTTAATTCCGTTGGAATTGATGTAGTTGAACTAGGAGTAGTTACAACGCCCACAGTGGCATATCTTGCAAAAGAAACAAATGCCCAAATTGGCGTAATGATCTCAGCCTCTCACAATCCGATGGAAGATAATGGAATAAAATTTTTTAATACCACTGGTTTCAAATTATCAGACAAAGTAGAACTAGAAATAGAAAAGCGATATTATAAAAAAGAATCTCTCCCAGAGGTGATAGGGGAAAAAGTGGGTATTGCAGTTAAAGATAGCTCTATGGTTTCTAAATATTTGAAGCACTTACTCTCAGCAGTCTCAACAGACTTTTCAAACATAAAAATTGTTCTGGACTGTGCCAATGGTGCAAGCTATCAGTTAGCACCTAAGCTATTTGAAATGTTAGAGGCAGAAACTTACGTAATAAACGATAAACCTGACGGCACAAATATAAATAAACAATGTGGCTCTACCGATACAAAAGAACTTGTAGAGGCAGTTAAAAGAAACAAAGCAGATCTAGGTTTGGCTTTTGATGGGGATGCTGATCGACTAATAGCTATAGATGAAAATGGAGTCGAGGTTGATGGAGATTACATAATGGCCATCTGTGCTGATAGCATGAAAGAAAAAAAAGAGCTTAATCAAAACACAGTAGTTGCAACTGTAATGAGTAACCTTGGGTTTGAGTTAGGTTTAACTAATAATGGACTAAACTTGAAACGAACAAAGGTAGGAGACAGATATGTTTTAGAAGAAATGCAAAAAAATGGTTACAACTTAGGTGGTGAACAGTCGGGCCATATAATATTTTCAGAATATGGTACTACAGGGGATGGATTACTCACAGCAATAAAACTTGTGGAGACCCTAAAACTTAAAAATAAAAGTTTGTCCCAATTAAAAAAAATCATGAGAAAACTTCCCCAAGTACTTTTAAACACCAAAGTAGGGGATAAATCAAAACTTTCATCATCAAAAAAGGTAGCAGATAAAATAGCCCAAGTAGAACAAAAAATGGGTCAAGAGGGAAGAGTGCTAGTAAGGCCATCAGGCACAGAAGAACTTATAAGAGTTATGTTAGAAGGTAAAGACCAACAACAAATTCAAACTCTAGCCGAGGAGATTGTAGGTGTCATTCAGCAGGAACTATCATAA
- a CDS encoding arginine deiminase, whose product MAVNSDIGKLKKVIVHRPGQELEYLAPLYLEELLFDEIPWLERAQEEHDLFVKEMHKNGTQVIYLTDLMKEVLMMDDSIKRSFIDEQLKLSHIGNELTKEKLVEHLMEQNPEYVAKNLIRGFKRGFVKELKEPDSLADIIESPFPFYLSPLPSMYFTRDQGITMGDGILISSMNNDSRRRETLYTKYVVNHHPLFSNMEPLMEDKIPAGLEGGDLIVASKELLIIGLSERTTEQAIETISKELLVDNPRFKEILVIQIPAKRAYMHLDTVFNMIDYDKFVMYPGIKNSTYTYRLTAGADGQVKAQKAGELKEALSTSLGRPINIIYSGGNDPITAAREQWSDSTNTLALAPGKVIAYNRNTVTNAKLRREGIEVVEFEGSELVRGRGGSRCMSMPIDREPLK is encoded by the coding sequence ATGGCAGTAAATTCCGATATAGGTAAATTGAAAAAAGTAATTGTACACAGACCGGGGCAGGAGCTTGAGTATTTGGCGCCCCTATATCTAGAAGAGCTACTTTTTGATGAGATTCCTTGGTTAGAAAGAGCTCAAGAAGAACATGATTTATTTGTTAAAGAAATGCATAAAAATGGGACCCAGGTTATTTACTTAACAGACTTAATGAAAGAAGTATTAATGATGGATGATTCTATTAAAAGAAGTTTTATAGATGAGCAGCTAAAACTGAGTCATATTGGTAATGAGCTTACAAAGGAAAAGCTTGTAGAACATCTGATGGAGCAAAACCCAGAATACGTAGCTAAGAACCTTATTCGTGGCTTTAAAAGAGGATTTGTAAAAGAACTTAAAGAACCAGACTCTTTAGCTGATATCATTGAATCTCCTTTCCCATTCTACCTATCACCTCTTCCCAGTATGTACTTTACTAGGGATCAAGGAATAACAATGGGAGATGGAATTTTGATAAGTTCAATGAACAATGATTCCAGACGTAGAGAAACCCTTTATACAAAGTATGTTGTAAACCATCATCCGTTATTTTCTAACATGGAACCTTTAATGGAAGATAAAATTCCAGCTGGATTAGAAGGGGGAGATTTAATAGTTGCATCGAAAGAGCTTTTGATTATCGGACTTAGTGAAAGAACGACAGAACAAGCAATAGAGACTATATCAAAAGAGCTTCTTGTGGACAATCCTCGTTTTAAAGAGATTTTAGTTATTCAAATTCCCGCCAAAAGAGCATACATGCATTTAGATACAGTTTTCAACATGATAGACTATGATAAGTTTGTTATGTATCCCGGCATAAAAAATAGCACATACACTTATCGACTTACAGCAGGAGCAGATGGGCAGGTTAAGGCACAAAAAGCTGGTGAGCTTAAAGAAGCGCTTTCAACTTCTTTGGGCAGGCCGATCAACATAATCTACTCCGGTGGAAATGACCCGATAACTGCTGCAAGAGAGCAGTGGAGTGATAGCACTAATACCTTGGCGTTAGCTCCTGGAAAAGTTATAGCATATAATCGTAACACAGTAACCAATGCTAAACTAAGAAGAGAAGGTATTGAAGTAGTGGAGTTTGAAGGCTCTGAACTAGTTCGTGGTCGCGGCGGGTCTAGATGTATGTCTATGCCTATAGATAGAGAACCCCTTAAGTAA
- a CDS encoding GlmL-related ornithine degradation protein: protein MKLDLIVAEIGSTTTVVNGFTGLNSPNPTLVGQGQGPTTVEQGDVTRGLEMALEDLADNINVSSVDYNEMLATSSAAGGLKMTVHGLVYEMTARAAKEAALGAGAVIKDITSGKLSQRDVKNIKEINPNIILLAGGVDFGEEETTLQNAYTLSKVPIDIPFIYGGNKKLTEEIVEIFEKEGKTIKPIENVYPAIDELNIEPARKVIQEIFEQHITKGPGMSSIRQMVNSKIVPTPGAVMMGAKALYEEIGDLMVVDVGGATTDVHSVTEGSEELSRFRISPEPLAKRTVEGDLGVYVNSQNIVNMIGQEKISEITNIDKEKLRENILPIPKTAEQKKISLALTEKAVDVAVKRHVGKLKTLYGPSGRYKVVEGKDLTQVKWIIGTGGALTRLGNGKQTLEKAKINIKGDLLLPKEGATPLLDNHYNLGVLGIMSAKYPKESIQLMKKSLEL from the coding sequence ATGAAGCTAGACTTGATAGTTGCGGAAATCGGCAGTACGACTACTGTTGTTAATGGATTCACTGGCTTAAACTCCCCCAATCCTACTTTAGTGGGACAGGGGCAAGGGCCTACAACTGTTGAACAAGGGGATGTTACCCGTGGGTTAGAGATGGCTCTAGAGGACTTAGCTGATAATATTAATGTATCATCAGTAGATTATAATGAAATGTTAGCCACAAGTAGTGCTGCTGGCGGATTAAAAATGACAGTTCATGGGTTAGTTTATGAAATGACTGCAAGAGCGGCAAAAGAAGCAGCCTTAGGTGCCGGTGCAGTTATTAAGGATATCACCAGCGGTAAACTAAGCCAGCGAGATGTTAAAAATATTAAAGAAATAAACCCGAATATTATTTTGCTTGCAGGTGGAGTGGACTTTGGTGAGGAAGAAACCACCTTGCAAAATGCTTATACCCTGAGCAAAGTTCCCATTGATATTCCTTTTATATATGGGGGAAATAAAAAACTAACAGAAGAGATAGTAGAAATTTTTGAAAAAGAAGGAAAAACCATCAAGCCTATAGAAAATGTTTATCCAGCAATAGATGAGCTTAATATAGAGCCGGCTAGGAAAGTTATACAGGAAATATTTGAACAACATATTACAAAAGGGCCAGGAATGTCTAGCATAAGACAGATGGTAAACTCTAAAATAGTTCCTACACCGGGAGCAGTTATGATGGGAGCTAAGGCACTCTATGAAGAAATTGGAGATCTAATGGTTGTGGATGTTGGAGGAGCTACAACTGACGTGCACTCTGTTACAGAAGGTTCAGAGGAACTTAGCCGATTTAGAATTTCTCCAGAACCATTGGCCAAAAGAACGGTGGAAGGCGATTTAGGAGTATATGTAAACAGCCAAAATATAGTAAATATGATAGGGCAAGAAAAGATTAGTGAAATAACCAATATAGATAAAGAAAAGTTAAGGGAAAATATTCTACCTATACCTAAGACCGCTGAACAAAAAAAGATTTCTTTAGCTCTTACCGAAAAGGCTGTGGATGTTGCTGTTAAACGTCATGTAGGAAAGTTGAAAACATTATATGGACCTAGCGGGCGTTACAAGGTGGTGGAAGGAAAGGATTTAACTCAAGTTAAATGGATAATAGGAACAGGTGGTGCCCTTACCAGGCTAGGGAATGGAAAACAAACTTTAGAAAAAGCAAAAATAAACATAAAGGGAGATCTTCTGTTGCCCAAAGAAGGAGCCACCCCATTGTTAGATAATCATTATAACTTAGGGGTACTGGGAATAATGTCGGCAAAATACCCTAAGGAAAGCATTCAGCTTATGAAAAAAAGCTTAGAGCTTTAA
- a CDS encoding PLD nuclease N-terminal domain-containing protein, whose translation MELFLFSFLIIGTIGIIGTVFWIWALIDVAKTPTEDFKNPNDKLLWILIVVLAHFVGAIIYFFVGRKQKKF comes from the coding sequence TTGGAACTTTTTCTATTTTCATTTTTAATTATAGGAACTATAGGAATCATAGGTACCGTTTTTTGGATATGGGCTCTTATCGATGTGGCTAAAACGCCAACAGAAGACTTTAAAAACCCAAATGATAAATTACTTTGGATATTGATTGTAGTACTAGCCCATTTTGTAGGGGCCATTATATATTTTTTTGTTGGAAGAAAGCAAAAAAAGTTTTGA
- a CDS encoding PLD nuclease N-terminal domain-containing protein, translating to MDFSFLNLIPFFGVFMAGLLALLTTAFWIWMIIDVIKTPTTEWEHEMEKIAWLLVVILVNWIGALIYYFSIKKSKNFYKEGRY from the coding sequence ATGGACTTTTCATTTTTAAACTTAATCCCTTTTTTTGGAGTTTTTATGGCGGGGTTACTGGCGTTACTAACAACAGCTTTTTGGATTTGGATGATAATTGATGTAATTAAAACTCCAACTACTGAATGGGAGCATGAAATGGAAAAAATAGCATGGTTGCTAGTTGTTATTTTAGTAAATTGGATAGGAGCTCTTATATACTATTTTTCAATAAAAAAATCCAAAAATTTTTACAAGGAGGGAAGATATTAA
- the cdaA gene encoding diadenylate cyclase CdaA — translation MWQYITTVFQQLRVWDVVDIAIVAFVIYKLAMLIRGTRAVQLIKGLAVLLIVTLLSDWMGLNTINWLLNQGLTVGFVALPIIFYPELRRALEQLGRGKFFKTSYLQPEQLEDAIGEVTESVIYMSKKKRGALIVWEQETGLSEHAESGIEIDAKTTSQLINNIFYDKAPLHDGAVIIRGDRVVAASCYLPLSDNTGISTELGTRHRAGLGISEQSDAVVIIVSEETGAISIAKNGKFTRYLDEKTLREMLISELQKNQQKQTNIFPWR, via the coding sequence ATGTGGCAGTATATAACCACCGTTTTCCAACAACTAAGAGTCTGGGACGTAGTTGATATAGCTATCGTTGCTTTTGTTATATATAAGCTTGCTATGTTAATTAGAGGCACAAGGGCGGTACAGCTAATTAAAGGCTTAGCTGTACTTTTAATTGTTACTTTGCTAAGCGATTGGATGGGGTTAAATACTATCAACTGGTTGTTAAATCAAGGGCTAACTGTTGGTTTTGTTGCTTTGCCTATAATTTTCTATCCAGAACTTAGAAGAGCACTAGAGCAACTAGGAAGAGGAAAATTCTTTAAGACCAGTTATCTTCAACCGGAACAACTTGAAGATGCTATAGGCGAAGTTACAGAGTCAGTTATTTATATGTCAAAAAAGAAAAGAGGAGCTTTGATAGTATGGGAACAGGAGACAGGGCTATCAGAGCATGCTGAATCGGGAATTGAAATAGATGCTAAAACCACTTCCCAGCTCATAAACAACATATTTTATGACAAAGCCCCCCTCCATGACGGTGCTGTAATAATAAGAGGGGATAGAGTGGTAGCTGCAAGCTGCTACTTGCCTCTAAGCGATAACACAGGGATAAGTACAGAACTGGGAACAAGGCACAGAGCAGGCCTAGGGATTTCAGAGCAAAGCGATGCAGTAGTAATAATAGTATCTGAAGAAACAGGGGCTATATCTATAGCTAAAAACGGTAAGTTTACGCGTTATTTAGATGAAAAAACACTACGAGAAATGTTGATTTCTGAGCTGCAGAAAAATCAACAAAAACAAACCAATATATTCCCTTGGAGGTAA
- the argF gene encoding ornithine carbamoyltransferase — MALNLKGRHLLTLKDFTPQEIQYLLDLAKDLKAKKRLGIKDKSLEGKNICLLFQKTSTRTRCAFEVAALDEGAHVTFLGANDSQMGKKESLEDTAKVLGRYYDGLEYRGFKQEVVELLAEHAGVPVWNGLTDLYHPTQILADLLTIMEHVDKPLNKVKFAYLGDARNNMGNSLMIGAAKMGMDFRAVAPKELFPTEDLVSEMKELSNETGAKITLTEDIAEGVKDADVIYTDVWVSMGEEEQFEERIKQLSPYQVNMDMIKKTNNPNVIFMHCLPAFHDTETVVGKEIAEKFGIKEMEVTDEVFRSKHSVVFDEAENRMHTIKAVMVATL; from the coding sequence ATGGCTTTGAACTTAAAAGGAAGACATCTACTAACGTTAAAGGATTTTACACCTCAAGAAATACAGTATCTATTAGATCTTGCAAAGGATCTAAAAGCTAAAAAAAGATTGGGGATTAAAGACAAATCCCTAGAAGGAAAAAACATCTGCCTTTTATTCCAAAAAACTTCTACTAGAACAAGGTGTGCTTTTGAAGTGGCAGCTTTAGATGAAGGAGCTCATGTAACATTCTTAGGGGCTAACGACTCGCAAATGGGCAAAAAAGAATCCTTGGAAGATACCGCTAAAGTGTTGGGTAGATATTATGATGGGTTAGAATATAGAGGGTTTAAGCAAGAGGTTGTAGAACTGCTTGCTGAGCATGCTGGTGTGCCAGTATGGAATGGTCTTACTGACTTGTATCATCCAACCCAAATTTTAGCTGATCTGCTTACCATAATGGAGCATGTAGATAAGCCACTGAATAAAGTTAAATTTGCCTATCTTGGAGATGCTAGAAACAATATGGGTAACTCACTAATGATTGGTGCAGCTAAAATGGGTATGGACTTTAGAGCAGTTGCTCCTAAAGAGCTATTCCCAACTGAAGACCTTGTGAGTGAAATGAAAGAACTTTCAAATGAAACTGGCGCTAAAATTACGCTAACAGAAGACATCGCTGAAGGTGTAAAAGACGCTGATGTAATTTATACTGATGTTTGGGTTTCCATGGGTGAGGAAGAGCAGTTTGAGGAGCGTATTAAGCAGTTATCTCCCTATCAAGTAAATATGGATATGATAAAAAAGACCAACAATCCTAACGTAATATTCATGCACTGCTTACCAGCTTTCCATGATACTGAAACAGTTGTTGGCAAAGAAATTGCAGAAAAGTTTGGGATAAAAGAAATGGAAGTTACCGATGAAGTATTTAGAAGTAAGCACTCTGTAGTGTTTGATGAAGCTGAAAATAGAATGCATACTATCAAAGCTGTAATGGTAGCTACTTTATAA
- the arcC gene encoding carbamate kinase, translating to MGKFVVIALGGNAILQPKQKGTAETQYQNIYATCEHIATLLKSGYKVLLTHGNGPQVGNILLQQDEAKEVVAPMPLDVCGSMSQGFIGYMFQRAMRNVLKKNNMEKEVTTLVTQVKVDKNDPAFKNPTKPIGPFYSEDEAKKLISKGYDMVEDSGRGWRRVVPSPNPIGVMEEKSILQLIENDNLVIASGGGGIPVVEGETLEGIEAVIDKDLAGQRLAMDAKADSFVILTDVDHVYINFNTPEQKKLGKITVAEIEKYVDEGHFKAGSMGPKVEAALRFVKATDQPAIIASLNSVLDALEHKSGTIIVPE from the coding sequence ATGGGAAAATTTGTTGTAATTGCCTTAGGTGGCAACGCTATATTACAACCAAAACAAAAAGGAACTGCCGAAACTCAGTATCAAAACATATATGCAACTTGTGAACATATAGCAACTTTGTTAAAATCAGGATATAAAGTGCTTTTAACCCATGGAAACGGACCGCAGGTGGGCAATATTTTACTTCAACAAGATGAAGCAAAAGAAGTAGTAGCTCCAATGCCCTTAGATGTATGTGGATCAATGAGTCAAGGATTCATCGGCTATATGTTTCAAAGAGCTATGAGAAATGTGTTAAAGAAAAATAATATGGAAAAAGAAGTTACTACATTAGTTACACAAGTAAAAGTAGATAAAAATGATCCAGCCTTTAAAAACCCAACTAAGCCCATAGGCCCGTTTTATTCTGAAGATGAAGCAAAAAAGCTTATATCTAAAGGGTATGATATGGTAGAGGATAGCGGACGTGGCTGGCGTCGAGTGGTGCCATCTCCGAACCCTATCGGGGTTATGGAAGAAAAAAGCATACTACAACTCATCGAAAATGACAACTTAGTGATTGCTTCAGGAGGCGGGGGAATACCCGTTGTAGAAGGTGAAACCCTAGAAGGAATAGAAGCTGTAATAGACAAGGATCTAGCAGGACAGAGATTAGCTATGGATGCTAAGGCTGATTCCTTTGTGATTTTGACAGACGTGGACCATGTATACATTAACTTCAACACCCCTGAGCAAAAAAAGCTAGGAAAAATTACTGTAGCTGAAATAGAAAAATACGTAGATGAGGGGCACTTTAAAGCTGGTAGTATGGGTCCAAAAGTAGAAGCTGCTTTGAGGTTTGTAAAAGCTACCGATCAACCAGCTATTATAGCTTCGTTAAACAGTGTGTTAGATGCACTAGAACATAAATCAGGAACTATAATAGTTCCTGAATAA
- a CDS encoding alanine/ornithine racemase family PLP-dependent enzyme: MYPQIEIDLKKIGENAKVMLHQCKAHGVVPCAVTKVVCADKKVATELVENGFKQLADSRIENIIKLREYFGQKIETLLLRLPMLSDCEKVVQYCDISLNSELATLKELDKHAKRQKKTHKVIIMVDLGDLREGIWPNEVLTLKDELKKLNNIEVLGLGTNLTCYGGVIPTNETLSKLIELKEKWEVDKDKLHLISGGNSSSINIMTSKDMPQEVNHLRLGESLFLGRETVARKHIVDTNLDAFKVKAEIIEVKKKPSIPIGTIGQDAFGETPTFEDKGEHLRAIAAIGRQDIALSMEPLQKGVEIIGGSSDHLLLDVDEKTNLKVGDIVEFIPGYGALLAAMTSPYVRKVYK; this comes from the coding sequence ATGTACCCACAGATTGAAATAGACTTAAAAAAAATTGGGGAAAATGCCAAAGTAATGTTGCATCAATGTAAAGCTCACGGGGTTGTTCCATGCGCCGTGACAAAAGTAGTCTGTGCAGACAAAAAAGTGGCAACAGAATTAGTGGAAAATGGTTTTAAACAGTTAGCTGACTCTAGAATAGAAAACATAATAAAGCTTAGAGAATATTTTGGTCAAAAAATAGAAACGTTGTTGCTAAGGCTTCCTATGCTTTCAGACTGCGAAAAGGTTGTTCAATACTGTGATATAAGTTTAAACTCAGAGCTAGCCACATTAAAAGAACTAGATAAACATGCAAAAAGGCAAAAGAAAACCCACAAAGTAATTATAATGGTTGACTTAGGTGATTTAAGAGAGGGTATTTGGCCAAATGAAGTATTAACATTAAAAGATGAGTTGAAAAAGTTAAACAATATAGAAGTACTAGGATTAGGAACTAACCTAACATGTTATGGAGGCGTTATACCTACTAACGAAACCCTCAGCAAACTTATTGAACTAAAGGAAAAGTGGGAAGTAGATAAAGATAAGCTACATTTGATATCAGGAGGAAACTCATCTTCCATAAATATCATGACATCAAAAGACATGCCGCAAGAAGTGAACCACCTTAGATTAGGGGAAAGTTTGTTTTTAGGCAGGGAAACGGTTGCTAGAAAACATATAGTAGATACTAATCTAGATGCTTTTAAAGTAAAAGCTGAGATAATTGAGGTCAAAAAGAAACCGTCAATACCTATTGGTACTATAGGTCAAGATGCTTTCGGGGAAACACCAACCTTTGAAGATAAAGGAGAGCATCTAAGGGCTATAGCTGCAATCGGTCGTCAAGATATTGCTTTATCTATGGAACCTTTGCAAAAAGGAGTAGAAATTATAGGAGGGAGTAGCGACCACCTTCTTTTAGATGTAGATGAAAAAACTAATCTAAAAGTTGGAGATATAGTTGAGTTTATTCCTGGTTATGGGGCACTATTAGCGGCCATGACATCTCCTTATGTACGGAAAGTATATAAATAA